The Alosa sapidissima isolate fAloSap1 chromosome 5, fAloSap1.pri, whole genome shotgun sequence genome has a window encoding:
- the LOC121709014 gene encoding odorant receptor 131-2-like has product MGSINQSSLGTILAFEQIIEVLVNKERLIQTVVTMLVSLIFICINSIMFHTLLSKPVFRELPRYILFAHMLCNDTVQLVLSPVFFMLFQFWQKIPKFICSFLIFLAATTANISPLNLGVMSLERYVAICFPLHHSEMATQRMTGISIAIIWFLGCISVVIDILYALIVDPLSFKDPMYCTREMFTFSQWQRDVFQGLAGFFFVAVTVIIIFTYVSVILAARSASADKESAKKAWRTVLLHFGQLVLCLNSLMYGTFERALIMVNSRSLFINLRVVNFLVVLILPRCLSPLIYGLRDDAVRPLFLYYVRCGTQKVKPSVTAH; this is encoded by the coding sequence ATGGGAAGCATTAATCAATCTAGTTTAGGAACTATACTCGCATTTGAGCAAATCATTGAGGTTTTAGTTAACAAGGAGCGACTAATTCAAACTGTTGTGACCATGCTTGTGTCCCTGATTTTCATCTGCATCAACAGTATCATGTTTCACACTCTCTTGAGTAAGCCTGTGTTTAGAGAGCTGCCTCGCTATATCCTCTTCGCCCACATGCTCTGTAATGACACCGTTCAGTTGGTGTTGTCccctgtgtttttcatgttatTTCAATTTTGGCAGAAGATTCCTAAGtttatttgttcatttttgATTTTCTTGGCAGCAACCACAGCGAATATTTCTCCTTTAAACCTCGGTGTGATGTCACTCGAGCGCTATGTGGCCATTTGTTTCCCTTTACATCACAGTGAGATGGCCACACAGAGAATGACGGGTATTTCAATTGCAATAATCTGGTTCTTAGGTTGCATAAGTGTTGTGATAGATATTCTATATGCACTGATAGTGGATCCATTGTCTTTTAAAGACCCCATGTACTGTACTCGAGAGATGTTTACTTTTTCACAATGGCAAAGAGATGTGTTTCAAGGGCTCGCTGGGTTTTTCTTTGTGGCAGTAACAGTTATTATCATTTTTACTTATGTCAGTGTTATATTGGCAGCTCGATCTGCTTCAGCTGATAAAGAATCTGCTAAGAAAGCTTGGAGAACAGTCCTTCTACACTTTGGTCAGTTAGTACTTTGTCTAAACAGTCTGATGTATGGAACCTTTGAGAGAGCCCTTATTATGGTCAACAGCCGTAGTCTGTTCATAAATCTCCGTGTTGTGAACTTTCTTGTTGTTCTCATTCTGCCTCGGTGCCTGAGCCCCCTGATCTACGGCCTGAGAGACGATGCTGTTCGGCCCTTATTCCTCTACTATGTCAGATGTGGAACCCAAAAGGTCAAACCCTCTGTAACTGCCCACTGA
- the LOC121709231 gene encoding odorant receptor 131-2-like has product MAMPNQSSEGSSLVHQQMFKVEMNEGPLSKLVVAILMSMLFTCINSIMFHTLLSKPVFRELPRYILFAHMLCNDSVQLMISMLLYVLSMNLQLVPKAICALLLVVTETTFRNAALNLAVMSLERYVAICFPLRHSEMVTRKTAGISIVFIWFFSSTNLLIDIIYALVVNPASFKDPMFCTRQRFFLSAWQVDVYQGFSYFFFVVVTGILFFTYVNVVVAARSASAEKESAKKAHKTILLHLVQLVLCVNTFVYISIERALAMTSSTRLFMDLRYLNFLFVLILPRCLSPLIYGLRDEAIRPLFFYYVRCGTQKVKPSVTAH; this is encoded by the coding sequence ATGGCCATGCCTAACCAGTCCAGTGAAGGCTCTTCTCTAGTACATCAGCAGATGTTTAAGGTGGAAATGAATGAAGGTCCGCTGTCTAAACTTGTTGTGGCCATTCTTATGTCCATGCTCTtcacctgcatcaacagcatCATGTTTCACACTCTCTTGAGTAAGCCTGTGTTTAGAGAGCTGCCTCGCTATATCCTCTTTGCCCACATGCTCTGTAATGATAGTGTTCAGTTAATGATCTCCATGTTGCTCTATGTTTTGTCTATGAATTTACAACTGGTTCCAAAAGCCATATGTGCACTTCTGTTAGTGGTGACGGAGACAACTTTCCGCAACGCTGCATTGAACCTGGCTGTGATGTCACTTGAACGCTACGTGGCTATTTGTTTTCCACTACGGCATAGTGAGATGGTGACCCGAAAAACTGCAGGCATTTCTATTGTGTTCATCTGGTTCTTCAGTTCGACAAACCTTTTGATAGATATAATTTATGCACTGGTAGTCAATCCAGCATCTTTTAAAGATCCTATGTTCTGTACTCGACAGAGGTTTTTTCTGTCAGCATGGCAAGTCGATGTGTATCAGGGCTTCAGTTACTTCTTCTTTGTGGTTGTAACAGGCATCTTGTTTTTCACTTATGTCAATGTTGTGGTTGCAGCTCGATCTGCCTCAGCTGAAAAAGAATCTGCCAAGAAGGCTCATAAGACCATACTGCTTCACCTTGTTCAGTTAGTTCTCTGTGTTAACACATTTGTTTATATAAGCATAGAGAGAGCCCTTGCCATGACCAGCAGCACTCGTCTGTTCATGGACCTGCGCTACCTGAACTTTCTCTTTGTTCTCATTCTGCCTCGGTGTCTGAGCCCCCTGATCTACGGCTTGAGAGACGAAGCTATACGACCCTTATTCTTCTATTATGTCAGGTGTGGAACCCAAAAGGTCAAGCCCTCTGTAACAGCACACTGA